Proteins from one Burkholderia oklahomensis C6786 genomic window:
- the pheS gene encoding phenylalanine--tRNA ligase subunit alpha: MDLDQIVADAQQSFEEAADITTLENEKARFLGKSGALTELLKGLGKLDPETRKTEGARINVAKQQVEAALNARRQALADALLNQRLAAEAIDVTLPGRGTGAGSLHPVMRTWERVEQIFRSIGFDVADGPEIETDWYNFTALNSPENHPARSMQDTFYVDGKDADGRPLLLRTHTSPMQVRYARMNRPPIKVIAPGRTYRVDSDATHSPMFNQVEGLWIDENVSFADLKGVYTDFLRKFFERDDILVRFRPSYFPFTEPSAEIDMMFEHGKNAGKWLEISGSGQVHPTVIRNMGLDPERYIGFAFGSGLERLTMLRYGVQDLRLFFENDLRFLRQFA; the protein is encoded by the coding sequence ATGGATCTGGACCAGATTGTCGCCGACGCGCAGCAGTCGTTCGAAGAGGCTGCGGATATCACCACGCTCGAGAACGAGAAGGCGCGGTTTCTCGGTAAGTCGGGCGCGCTGACCGAGCTGCTGAAGGGCCTCGGCAAGCTCGATCCCGAAACGCGCAAGACGGAAGGCGCGCGCATCAATGTCGCGAAGCAGCAGGTCGAGGCCGCGCTCAACGCGCGCCGCCAGGCGCTCGCCGACGCGCTCCTGAACCAGCGTCTCGCCGCCGAGGCGATCGACGTCACGCTGCCGGGCCGCGGCACGGGCGCGGGCAGCCTGCATCCGGTGATGCGCACGTGGGAGCGCGTCGAACAGATTTTCCGGTCGATCGGCTTCGACGTGGCCGACGGCCCCGAGATCGAAACCGACTGGTACAACTTCACCGCATTGAACAGCCCGGAGAACCATCCGGCGCGCTCGATGCAGGACACGTTCTACGTCGACGGCAAGGATGCCGACGGTCGCCCGCTGCTGTTGCGCACGCACACGAGCCCGATGCAGGTCCGCTACGCGCGGATGAACCGGCCGCCCATCAAGGTGATTGCCCCCGGCCGCACGTACCGCGTCGACAGCGACGCGACGCACTCGCCGATGTTCAATCAGGTCGAAGGCCTGTGGATCGACGAGAACGTCAGCTTCGCCGACCTGAAGGGCGTCTACACCGATTTCCTGAGGAAATTCTTCGAGCGCGACGACATCCTCGTGCGCTTCCGCCCGTCGTACTTCCCGTTCACCGAGCCGTCGGCCGAGATCGACATGATGTTCGAGCACGGCAAGAACGCGGGCAAATGGCTCGAGATTTCCGGCTCCGGCCAGGTGCATCCGACGGTGATTCGCAACATGGGCCTCGACCCCGAGCGCTATATCGGCTTCGCGTTCGGCAGCGGCCTCGAGCGGCTGACGATGCTGCGCTACGGCGTGCAGGATCTGCGTCTCTTCTTCGAGAACGACCTGCGCTTCCTGCGGCAGTTCGCGTAA
- the rplT gene encoding 50S ribosomal protein L20, producing the protein MPRVKRGVTARARHKKIINLAKGYRGRRNNVYRIAKQAVMRAGQYAYRDRRNKKRVFRALWITRINAAVRQHDMTYSVFINGLKKASIELDRKVLADMAVFDKAAFAAIVKQVKAAVAA; encoded by the coding sequence ATGCCTCGAGTCAAACGTGGGGTAACCGCACGGGCCCGTCACAAGAAGATCATCAACCTGGCCAAGGGTTATCGCGGCCGTCGCAATAACGTCTACCGCATCGCCAAGCAGGCGGTGATGCGCGCGGGCCAGTATGCGTACCGCGACCGCCGCAACAAGAAGCGTGTGTTCCGCGCACTGTGGATCACGCGTATCAACGCGGCCGTGCGTCAGCACGACATGACCTACAGCGTGTTCATCAACGGCCTGAAGAAGGCGTCGATCGAACTCGACCGCAAGGTGCTGGCCGACATGGCGGTGTTCGACAAGGCTGCTTTTGCCGCGATCGTGAAGCAGGTGAAGGCCGCCGTTGCAGCCTAA
- the rpmI gene encoding 50S ribosomal protein L35: protein MPKMKTKKSAAKRFVVRPGGTVKRGQAFKRHILTKKTTKNKRHLRGATAVHDSDLNSVRAMLPFA from the coding sequence ATGCCTAAGATGAAGACCAAGAAGAGCGCTGCAAAGCGCTTCGTGGTGCGTCCGGGCGGTACCGTCAAGCGCGGTCAAGCCTTCAAGCGTCACATCCTGACCAAGAAAACCACGAAGAACAAGCGTCACCTGCGCGGCGCCACGGCAGTTCATGATTCCGATCTGAACTCCGTCCGCGCGATGCTTCCGTTCGCGTAA
- the infC gene encoding translation initiation factor IF-3, whose translation MATDKSSHRINGEITAPEVRLVGVDGEPIGIVKLAEAFRKSEELDVDLVEIAPQAAPPVCRLMDYGKFKYQEAKKQHEAKLKQKVIQVKEVKFRPGTDDGDYNVKLRNLVRFLEEGDKTKITLRFRGREMAHQEIGMRMLERLRTDLDEVGQVEQMPKMEGRQMIMVLSPKKKK comes from the coding sequence ATCGCTACTGATAAGTCGTCGCATCGCATCAACGGTGAAATCACTGCACCGGAAGTGCGTCTGGTCGGGGTCGATGGCGAGCCCATCGGCATCGTGAAACTCGCCGAGGCTTTCCGTAAATCGGAAGAACTGGATGTTGACCTGGTGGAGATCGCGCCGCAAGCGGCTCCGCCGGTGTGCCGTCTGATGGATTACGGCAAGTTCAAGTACCAGGAAGCCAAGAAGCAGCACGAGGCGAAGCTCAAGCAAAAGGTCATCCAGGTCAAGGAAGTGAAGTTCCGCCCGGGGACCGATGACGGCGATTACAACGTCAAGCTTCGCAACCTGGTGCGCTTCCTCGAGGAAGGCGACAAGACGAAGATCACGTTGCGTTTCCGCGGCCGGGAAATGGCTCACCAGGAAATCGGCATGCGGATGCTCGAGCGTCTGCGCACCGATCTCGACGAAGTCGGTCAGGTCGAGCAGATGCCGAAGATGGAAGGGCGCCAGATGATCATGGTGCTCTCGCCGAAAAAGAAGAAGTAA
- the thrS gene encoding threonine--tRNA ligase translates to MVSIRLPDGSVRQYEHPVTVAEVAASIGPGLAKAALGGKLDGELVDTSTLIDRDASLAIVTDKDADGLDIIRHSTAHLLAYAVKDLYPDAQVTIGPVIDNGFYYDFSYHRPFTPEDLEKIEKRMQELVKKDEPVTRRVVSRDEAVSYFRSIGEKYKAEIIESIPASDEIKLYAHGGFTDLCRGPHVPSTGKLKVFKLMKVAGAYWRGDSKNEQLQRIYGTAWTKKEDQDAYLHMLEEAEKRDHRKLGKQLDLFHIQEESPGMVFWHPKGWTLWQQVEQYMRRRLDAAGYLEIKTPMIMDRSLWEASGHWQNYRENMFTTESEKRDYAVKPMNCPGHVQVFKHGLRSYRDLPLRYAEFGSCHRNEASGALHGLMRVRGFVQDDAHIFCTEEQINSEAIAFNKLAMSVYEDFGFDRIDIKLSLRPEQRMGSDETWDHAEDGLRKALKACGVEWEELPGEGAFYGPKIEYHIKDALGRSWQCGTLQLDMMLPERLGAEYVAEDNSRRRPVMLHRAIVGSMERFLGILIEHHAGAMPAWLAPAHAVVLNIAESQVEYAQTVAQSLQKQGLRVSADLRNEKISYKIREHTLEKVPYLLVVGDKEREAQTVAVRARGGVDLGVMPVEAFVERLREDIQAFK, encoded by the coding sequence ATGGTTTCGATACGCTTGCCCGACGGCTCGGTTCGCCAATACGAGCATCCGGTGACGGTCGCCGAAGTGGCGGCGTCGATCGGCCCTGGTCTTGCGAAGGCCGCGCTTGGCGGCAAGCTCGACGGCGAGCTCGTCGATACGTCCACGCTGATCGATCGCGACGCGTCGCTCGCGATCGTCACCGACAAGGACGCCGACGGCCTCGACATCATCCGTCACTCGACTGCCCACTTGCTCGCGTACGCAGTGAAGGATCTGTATCCGGACGCGCAGGTGACGATCGGGCCCGTGATCGACAACGGCTTCTATTACGACTTCTCGTATCACCGTCCCTTCACGCCCGAAGATCTCGAGAAGATCGAAAAGCGCATGCAGGAGCTCGTGAAGAAGGACGAGCCCGTCACGCGCCGCGTCGTGTCGCGCGACGAGGCGGTTTCGTACTTCCGCAGCATCGGCGAGAAGTACAAGGCCGAGATCATCGAGTCGATTCCCGCGAGCGACGAGATCAAGCTGTACGCGCACGGCGGCTTCACCGACCTGTGCCGCGGCCCGCACGTGCCGTCGACGGGCAAGCTGAAGGTCTTCAAGCTGATGAAGGTCGCGGGCGCGTACTGGCGCGGCGACTCGAAGAACGAGCAGCTTCAGCGCATCTACGGCACCGCCTGGACGAAGAAGGAAGACCAGGACGCGTACCTGCACATGCTCGAAGAGGCGGAAAAGCGCGACCACCGCAAGCTCGGCAAGCAGCTCGATCTGTTCCACATCCAGGAAGAGTCGCCCGGCATGGTGTTCTGGCACCCGAAGGGCTGGACGCTGTGGCAGCAGGTCGAGCAGTACATGCGCCGCCGTCTCGACGCGGCCGGCTACCTCGAGATCAAGACGCCGATGATCATGGACCGCTCGCTGTGGGAGGCGTCCGGCCACTGGCAGAACTATCGCGAGAACATGTTCACGACCGAGTCGGAGAAGCGCGACTACGCGGTCAAGCCGATGAACTGCCCGGGCCACGTGCAGGTGTTCAAGCACGGCTTGCGCTCGTATCGCGATCTGCCGCTGCGCTACGCGGAATTCGGCTCGTGCCACCGCAACGAGGCGTCGGGCGCGCTGCACGGCCTGATGCGCGTGCGCGGCTTCGTGCAGGACGACGCGCACATCTTCTGCACGGAAGAGCAGATCAACTCCGAGGCGATCGCGTTCAACAAGCTCGCGATGAGCGTCTATGAGGATTTCGGCTTCGACCGCATCGACATCAAGCTGTCGTTGCGACCGGAGCAGCGGATGGGCTCGGACGAGACGTGGGATCACGCCGAGGATGGCCTGCGCAAGGCGTTGAAGGCGTGCGGCGTGGAGTGGGAGGAGTTGCCGGGCGAGGGTGCGTTCTACGGCCCGAAGATCGAGTACCACATCAAGGACGCGCTCGGCCGCTCGTGGCAGTGCGGCACGTTGCAGCTCGACATGATGTTGCCGGAACGGCTCGGCGCCGAGTACGTCGCCGAGGACAACAGCCGCCGCCGGCCGGTGATGCTGCACCGGGCGATCGTCGGCTCGATGGAGCGCTTCCTCGGGATTCTGATCGAGCACCACGCCGGTGCGATGCCCGCCTGGCTCGCGCCCGCCCACGCAGTTGTGCTGAATATCGCCGAAAGTCAGGTGGAATATGCGCAGACTGTTGCTCAATCGTTGCAAAAACAAGGGCTTAGAGTGTCGGCCGATTTGCGCAACGAGAAAATTAGCTATAAAATACGCGAGCACACGCTCGAAAAAGTTCCCTATCTGCTTGTCGTAGGCGATAAAGAGCGTGAAGCACAAACGGTAGCCGTGCGTGCCCGTGGCGGCGTCGATCTGGGTGTCATGCCCGTCGAAGCCTTCGTTGAGCGTCTGCGTGAGGACATCCAGGCGTTCAAGTAA
- a CDS encoding RelA/SpoT family protein translates to MTADSASAATAAAPSFDDVLAFVREHAGDARLSSGELLADHAAGTSTIMQRLNVDPPAVQAAALFALAPYLSDPEKQIAERFGDEVARLVTDVRKLLRLGTVSLRAAQSAPVDAGRDAQAERRAQIEALRKMLLAFAQDIRVVLIRLASRLQSLRYYAAAKIEPPPDAARETLEIYAPLANRLGIWQLKWELEDLAFRFEDPVTYKRIAKLLDEKRIEREAYVAEAIERLQRELAAAHIQAEVSGRPKHIYSIWRKMRGKELDFSELYDVRAFRVIVPDIKDCYTVLGIVHHLWQPVPKEFDDYISRPKPNGYKSLHTVVIGDDGRAFEVQIRTQEMHRFAEYGVAAHWRYKEAGARGYGGQFSASEKYDEKIAWLRQLLAWKDEVADSGGDGDASGREAWAQLRETTLDDDHIYVLTPQARVIALPQGATPVDFAYHLHSELGHRCRGARVDGAMVPLNTPLANGQTVEIVAVKEGGPSRDWLNPQLGYLHSSRARQKVRAWFNAVDQQETVAHGRALVEKTLQREGKTSVNLEHLAAKLGFKSPDELFAAVGKEEFSLRNVEQALSDAPAPEPEPEAPANFEKRASGANVAHGASTGVLVVGVDALLTQLARCCRPAPPDPISGFVTRGKGMSIHRSDCPTFRRMAERAPERVLQTTWSADVLGGRGASVYPVDLMLEATDRQGLLRDISEVFAREKMNVIGVKTQSRRNAAFMQFTVEVSSASQVQRACTLLGEVQGVVRAARKA, encoded by the coding sequence ATGACAGCCGATTCCGCTTCCGCCGCGACCGCCGCGGCGCCGTCATTCGACGACGTGCTCGCGTTCGTGCGCGAGCATGCGGGCGACGCGCGCTTGTCGTCGGGCGAACTGCTCGCGGACCATGCAGCGGGCACGTCGACGATCATGCAGCGGCTGAACGTCGATCCGCCCGCGGTGCAGGCAGCCGCGCTCTTCGCGCTCGCGCCGTATCTGAGCGATCCCGAAAAGCAGATCGCCGAGCGCTTCGGCGACGAGGTTGCGCGCCTCGTCACCGACGTGCGCAAGCTGCTGCGACTCGGTACCGTGAGCCTGCGCGCCGCGCAGAGCGCGCCCGTCGACGCGGGCCGCGACGCACAGGCCGAGCGGCGCGCGCAGATCGAGGCGCTGCGCAAGATGCTGCTCGCGTTCGCGCAGGACATCCGCGTCGTGCTGATTCGGCTCGCATCGCGGCTGCAGTCGCTGCGCTATTACGCGGCTGCGAAAATCGAGCCGCCGCCCGACGCCGCGCGCGAAACCCTCGAGATCTACGCGCCGCTCGCGAACCGGCTCGGGATCTGGCAACTGAAGTGGGAGCTCGAGGATCTCGCGTTCCGCTTCGAGGATCCCGTCACGTACAAGCGTATCGCGAAGCTGCTCGACGAGAAGCGCATCGAGCGCGAGGCGTACGTCGCGGAGGCGATCGAGCGGCTGCAGCGCGAGCTCGCGGCCGCGCATATCCAGGCCGAGGTGAGCGGCCGTCCGAAGCACATCTACAGCATCTGGCGCAAGATGCGCGGCAAGGAACTCGACTTCTCCGAGCTCTACGACGTGCGCGCGTTTCGCGTGATCGTTCCGGACATCAAGGATTGCTACACGGTGCTCGGCATCGTCCACCACCTGTGGCAGCCGGTGCCGAAGGAATTCGACGACTACATCTCGCGGCCGAAGCCGAACGGCTACAAATCGCTGCACACGGTCGTGATCGGCGACGACGGCCGCGCGTTCGAAGTGCAGATCCGCACGCAGGAGATGCACCGCTTCGCCGAATACGGCGTCGCCGCGCACTGGCGCTACAAGGAAGCGGGCGCGCGCGGCTACGGCGGCCAGTTCTCGGCAAGCGAGAAGTACGACGAGAAGATCGCTTGGCTGCGCCAGCTCCTCGCGTGGAAGGACGAGGTCGCGGACAGCGGCGGCGACGGCGACGCGAGCGGCCGCGAAGCATGGGCGCAGTTGCGCGAGACGACGCTCGACGACGACCACATCTACGTGCTGACGCCGCAGGCGCGCGTGATCGCGCTGCCGCAGGGCGCGACGCCGGTCGATTTTGCGTACCACCTGCACAGCGAGCTTGGCCATCGCTGCCGTGGCGCGCGCGTCGACGGTGCGATGGTGCCGCTCAACACGCCGCTTGCGAACGGCCAGACGGTCGAGATCGTCGCGGTGAAGGAGGGCGGCCCGTCGCGCGACTGGCTCAATCCGCAGCTCGGCTATCTGCACAGCTCGCGCGCGCGCCAGAAGGTGCGCGCCTGGTTCAACGCGGTCGATCAGCAGGAGACCGTCGCGCACGGCCGCGCGCTCGTCGAGAAGACGCTGCAGCGGGAAGGCAAGACATCGGTCAATCTCGAGCACCTCGCGGCGAAGCTCGGCTTCAAGTCGCCCGACGAGCTGTTCGCGGCCGTCGGCAAGGAGGAGTTCAGCCTGCGCAACGTCGAGCAGGCGCTTTCCGACGCGCCCGCGCCGGAACCCGAGCCTGAAGCGCCCGCGAACTTCGAGAAGCGCGCGAGCGGGGCGAACGTCGCGCACGGCGCGTCGACGGGCGTGCTCGTCGTCGGCGTCGACGCGCTTCTCACGCAGCTCGCGCGCTGCTGCCGCCCGGCGCCGCCCGATCCGATCAGCGGCTTCGTCACGCGCGGCAAGGGGATGTCGATCCATCGCAGCGATTGCCCGACGTTTCGCCGGATGGCCGAGCGCGCGCCCGAGCGCGTGCTGCAGACGACCTGGTCTGCCGACGTGCTGGGCGGGCGCGGCGCGTCCGTCTATCCGGTCGACTTGATGCTCGAAGCCACCGACCGGCAGGGGCTGTTGCGCGACATCTCCGAAGTGTTCGCGCGCGAGAAAATGAACGTGATCGGCGTGAAGACGCAGAGCCGCCGCAATGCGGCGTTCATGCAGTTCACAGTCGAGGTGTCGAGCGCGTCGCAGGTGCAGCGCGCGTGCACGCTGCTTGGCGAGGTCCAGGGCGTCGTTCGGGCGGCCCGCAAGGCGTGA
- a CDS encoding RidA family protein: MAVTRHHVGPRLSEIAIHNGTVYLAGQIAEDTAQDIKGQTREVLGHIDRLLGEANSDKSNLLSVQIFISDMANFPGMNEVWDAWVAPGATPPRATVEAKLANPACLVEVVVVAAQRS; the protein is encoded by the coding sequence ATGGCAGTTACTCGTCACCACGTCGGCCCCCGTCTTTCCGAAATCGCGATCCACAACGGCACCGTCTACCTCGCGGGCCAGATCGCCGAGGACACGGCGCAGGACATCAAGGGCCAGACGCGCGAAGTGCTCGGCCACATCGACCGCCTGCTCGGCGAGGCGAACAGCGACAAGTCGAATCTGCTGTCGGTGCAGATCTTCATCTCCGACATGGCGAACTTCCCGGGCATGAACGAAGTGTGGGACGCATGGGTCGCACCGGGCGCGACGCCGCCGCGCGCGACCGTCGAGGCGAAGCTCGCGAACCCCGCGTGCCTCGTCGAAGTGGTGGTCGTCGCCGCGCAGCGCAGCTGA